Proteins from one Ranitomeya variabilis isolate aRanVar5 chromosome 1, aRanVar5.hap1, whole genome shotgun sequence genomic window:
- the S100A13 gene encoding protein S100-A13 isoform X2, whose translation MHNMASSQTELERAIVTIVKCFFDHAGEEGKKETLSVNEFIKLTQMELPHLMKDVSLEEKMKDLDINQDNELKFNEFWRLIGELSKQVKRDIKPKK comes from the exons ATG CATAACATGGCATCTTCACAGACTGAACTGGAACGTGCCATTGTGACCATAGTGAAATGTTTTTTTGACCACGCCGGAGAGGAGGGCAAGAAAGAAACACTGAGTGTCAATGAATTCATCAAACTTACTCAGATGGAGCTGCCGCATCTGATGAAG GATGTCTCCTTAGAGGAGAAGATGAAGGATCTGGATATTAACCAGGATAATGAGCTGAAGTTTAACGAGTTCTGGAGGCTGATCGGTGAACTGAGCAAGCAGGTTAAGAGAGACATCAAGCCTAAGAAGTAG
- the S100A13 gene encoding protein S100-A13 isoform X1: protein MYAHNMASSQTELERAIVTIVKCFFDHAGEEGKKETLSVNEFIKLTQMELPHLMKDVSLEEKMKDLDINQDNELKFNEFWRLIGELSKQVKRDIKPKK, encoded by the exons CATAACATGGCATCTTCACAGACTGAACTGGAACGTGCCATTGTGACCATAGTGAAATGTTTTTTTGACCACGCCGGAGAGGAGGGCAAGAAAGAAACACTGAGTGTCAATGAATTCATCAAACTTACTCAGATGGAGCTGCCGCATCTGATGAAG GATGTCTCCTTAGAGGAGAAGATGAAGGATCTGGATATTAACCAGGATAATGAGCTGAAGTTTAACGAGTTCTGGAGGCTGATCGGTGAACTGAGCAAGCAGGTTAAGAGAGACATCAAGCCTAAGAAGTAG